The Plectropomus leopardus isolate mb chromosome 2, YSFRI_Pleo_2.0, whole genome shotgun sequence genome has a window encoding:
- the si:dkey-156n14.3 gene encoding zinc finger protein ZXDC: MEIQGLSEAQNIHSQHGALHRTTSSPLRAATGSTSRFISTENYVDGLSDSPEPQSDNNNNTRPRTAPFHLLAENGSGVACSLVGKPETTEKTSLPANRPNVYNVNTGKEHELDALLGSQEFVRTAWKYGAESGDSVMQMALPLFEGEEEPMPQRHLTLPSPVLRQQREDGALKQPSAASHSVIAPPGSSNTPNGTEKSTRELYVVFNVAQDDGSGEASKHRPDVSAESGDKMKGKKPDRASPCGSMEVGNSSDVILCESNDNLNCLDTQALKKAERVFSVLNDSSAVPKQTGYHHTVEDVVLTNKYGDKICGQICTENNESKLVKELSSHSDSSTLISGNPGIVEAMDTSDFISAGLQVGANPVTASTSPPAGETFSGTITINNQSIIVTIENGILTLAAPPEGYVHKEDDMVSLKEHLGMKDHEDIVLLNYDSGTKSIGKISTLAVSSSNPQEEPRPGLSVSDSELALVDDCSLSELGTSLDSCPIVKQEAGALCAVTEADLVTPSPKATVADCDNGDYQSLQLIRSKKETVASFGCPEPGCCCTFDTRQKLKVHLLNHAEDPRPYQCTVDGCGWAFATSYKLKRHLQSHDKQRPHTCQFEGCGRRFTTVYNLKAHVKVHEQDNAFICEICSERFRSATRLTNHQRVHFEPQRPHKCEFPGCEKTFITFSALFSHNRTHFRETGHFSCTYPGCDKMYDKACRLKIHMRSHTGERPFVCDSEGCGWSFTSMSKLLRHKRKHDDDRRFVCTEVGCGKSFTRAEHLKGHSITHLGTKPFQCHAEGCNAKFSARSSLYIHSKKHKQDASTLRTRCPMANCSKHFSSRSSLKSHMLKHHHLSPDVLSQMETTPTLTPSSELISSPPTTVAGPGIAGGDQLTNLDLSSLFSAVPGGTAPTSGIGMGIPIAGSSSNGTFTMDLSLVSSGILTIDPSSVGTALGTGTSTTLAKAVDPLILAASADMGPHHSLEGTVGDVLPPQGTLNLDDVQTVTPEALGTLTALTIQGAGAAVDPTLQHPLSSSSALSVEPTASLAVAPVAELLASPSKVVEVGGPAGSGPLLGCVEVLGPQEGGKVLTQFVFPGHSSSFSPQKDQELNAVSPSSFLESGGSARTDYRAIQLAKKKKQRGPLASSGTSGSSQRKTKGAKTAPAPAPMAPSAVRYGEGAAAVNGGLTLRDPVTGAQYVQIQLLQDDPASDGELAFQLSSQPSSSHSQLTADLPVNILQEPSVMTEDDNGSDNSQFTGSTINLQDLE; encoded by the exons ATGGAAATCCAGGGGCTTTCTGAAGCCCAAAACATTCACTCTCAACATGGCGCCCTACACAGAACCACTTCGTCTCCACTTCGAGCAGCGACGGGCTCTACATCTCGTTTTATTTCCACCGAAAATTACGTGGACGGACTATCGGATTCGCCCGAGCCTCAaagtgacaacaacaacaacaccaggCCGAGGACTGCACCGTTTCACCTACTGGCGGAAAATGGCAGCGGAGTGGCTTGTTCGCTTGTCGGCAAACCAGAAACAACCGAGAAAACCAGTTTACCGGCTAATAGACCGAATGTTTATAACGTGAACACGGGGAAAGAACATGAGTTAGACGCCCTGCTTGGCTCGCAGGAGTTTGTAAGGACAGCGTGGAAATACGGGGCAGAAAGCGGGGACAGTGTAATGCAAATGGCGCTGCCGCTGTTTGAAGGGGAAGAGGAACCGATGCCGCAGCGGCACTTAACGTTACCGTCTCCAGTTTTACGGCAGCAGCGTGAGGACGGCGCCTTGAAGCAGCCCTCAGCGGCCAGCCACAGCGTTATTGCCCCGCCGGGGAGCTCCAACACGCCCAACGGGACCGAGAAAAGCACCCGGGAactgtatgttgtttttaatgtggctCAGGACGATGGCAGCGGCGAAGCGAGCAAGCACCGACCGGATGTATCAGCAGAGAGCGGCGATAAAATGAAAGGTAAAAAACCCGATAGAGCCAGTCCCTGTGGCTCCATGGAGGTTGGAAACAGCAGTGACGTTATTCTCTGTGAATCTAATGACAACTTGAACTGTCTTGATACCCAGGCCCTGAAAAAAGCCGAGCGTGTTTTCAGTGTACTAAACGACAGTTCCGCCGTGCCTAAACAGACAGGCTACCACCACACTGTCGAAGACgttgttttgacaaacaaataTGGCGATAAGATTTGTGGCCAAATTTGTACCGAAAACAATGAAAGTAAACTGGTCAAGGAGCTTTCGTCGCACTCCGACAGCAGCACCTTGATATCAGGGAACCCGGGTATCGTTGAAGCCATGGACACCTCGGACTTCATTTCAGCGGGGCTGCAGGTTGGTGCTAACCCGGTCACGGCCTCCACAAGTCCGCCTGCTGGTGAAACCTTTTCCGGGACTATCACAATAAACAACCAAAGCATCATAGTGACCATAGAGAACGGGATACTGACTCTGGCTGCCCCACCGGAGGGGTATGTACACAAAGAGGACGACATGGTCAGCCTAAAGGAGCACCTAGGCATGAAAGACCATGAGGATATTGTTCTTTTAAACTATGACAGTGGCACCAAATCCATTGGGAAGATCAGCACACTGGCAGTGTCCAGCTCCAACCCGCAGGAAGAGCCCAGGCCCGGCTTGTCTGTGAGTGACTCGGAGCTGGCTCTGGTGGATGATTGTTCATTATCAGAGCTGGGCACCTCTCTGGACTCCTGTCCAATTGTCAAGCAGGAGGCAGGGGCGCTGTGTGCTGTCACAGAGGCTGATCTGGTCACCCCGTCCCCCAAAGCCACTGTGGCAGACTGTGACAATGGGGACTATCAGTCTTTACAACTAATAAGGTCCAAGAAAGAGACTGTGGCCTCCTTTGGGTGCCCAGAGCCGGGCTGCTGCTGTACATTTGATACACGACAGAAACTCAAGGTTCACCTCCTAAATCATGCGGAGGACCCACGTCCCTATCAGTGCACAGTAGATGGCTGCGGCTGGGCTTTTGCCACCTCTTACAAGCTAAAGCGGCACCTTCAGTCCCATGACAAGCAGCGGCCACACACCTGTCAGTTTGAAGGCTGTGGGCGGCGCTTCACCACTGTCTACAACCTCAAGGCTCATGTTAAAGTCCATGAGCAGGATAATGCCTTCATCTGCGAGATCTGCAGTGAGAGGTTTCGCAGTGCGACACGACTCACCAATCACCAGAGGGTCCACTTTGAGCCGCAGAGGCCCCACAAGTGTGAATTCCCAG GTTGTGAGAAAACCTTCATCACCTTCAGTGCCCTGTTCTCCCACAATCGCACGCACTTCAGAGAAACGGGCCACTTCTCCTGCACGTACCCAGGCTGCGACAAGATGTATGACAAAGCCTGTCGTCTCAAAATCCATATGAGAAGTCACACTG GTGAGAGGCCGTTTGTCTGTGACTCGGAGGGATGTGGCTGGTCCTTCACCAGCATGTCTAAGTTGCTCCGACATAAACG GAAACATGATGATGACCGTCGTTTTGTCTGTACAGAGGTGGGTTGTGGGAAATCCTTCACCCGTGCAGAGCACCTCAAGGGTCACAGTATCACCCATCTGGGTACCAAGCCCTTCCAGTGCCATGCAGAAG GCTGTAACGCCAAGTTCTCAGCACGCAGCAGCCTGTACATCCACTCCAAGAAGCATAAGCAGGATGCCAGCACCCTGAGGACCCGCTGCCCTATGGCCAACTGCTCCAAGCACTTCTCCTCTCGCAGCAGCCTTAAGAGCCACATGCTCAAACACCACCACCTCAGTCCTG ATGTTCTAAGCCAGATGGAAACCACGCCCACCCTGACCCCCAGCAGTGAGCTTATCAGCTCCCCCCCAACAACAGTGGCAGGGCCTGGTATTGCTGGGGGCGACCAGCTGACCAACTTGGACCTCagctctcttttctctgctgtgcCTGGTGGCACTGCACCCACCTCTGGCATTGGAATGGGAATCCCCATCGCTGGGAGCAGCTCTAATGGCACCTTCACCATGGACCTGTCCCTGGTCAGCTCAGGCATCCTCACCATCGACCCTTCCTCAGTTGGCACCGCGCTGGGTACCGGCACCAGCACTACGTTGGCCAAAGCTGTGGACCCTCTGATCCTGGCAGCCAGTGCTGACATGGGCCCCCACCACAGTTTGGAAGGAACAGTGGGTGATGTCCTGCCCCCACAGGGCACTCTCAACCTGGATGACGTGCAGACAGTTACCCCGGAGGCCCTGGGGACCCTCACAGCTCTCACCATTCAGGGTGCTGGTGCTGCTGTGGACCCCACTCTGCAGCACCCACTCAGCTCCTCCAGCGCCCTGAGCGTGGAGCCCACAGCCTCCCTGGCTGTGGCTCCTGTTGCCGAGCTGCTGGCCTCACCCTCAAAGGTGGTGGAGGTGGGTGGCCCGGCGGGATCGGGGCCTCTGCTGGGCTGTGTGGAGGTGCTGGGACCTCAAGAGGGAGGAAAGGTCCTCACCCAGTTTGTTTTCCCTGgtcacagcagcagtttcagCCCACAGAAAGACCAGGAACTCAACGCTGTGTCACCAAGCAGCTTCCTG gagaGTGGAGGCTCAGCCAGGACTGATTACAGAGCCATCCAGCTGgccaagaagaagaagcagagagGCCCCTTAGCCTCCTCTG GGACCTCAGGATCAAGTCAAAGAAAAACCAAAGGAGCGAAGACAGCCCCCGCTCCTGCACCGATGGCTCCCTCTGCTGTTCGATACGGTGAAGGAGCTGCAGCTGTCAACGGGGGCCTGACGCTGCGTGACCCCGTCACAGGGGCCCAGTATGTCCAgattcagctgctgcag gATGATCCAGCAAGTGATGGAGAGCTGGCCTTCCAGCTGAGCTCTCAGCCCTCCAGCTCCCACTCTCAGCTCACTGCAGACCTGCCCGTCAACATTCTACAG